One Ananas comosus cultivar F153 linkage group 1, ASM154086v1, whole genome shotgun sequence DNA window includes the following coding sequences:
- the LOC109714205 gene encoding calmodulin-binding transcription activator 4-like, with amino-acid sequence MLQGLDADKLHQEAKTRWLKPIEVLTILQNHEGFKITDKNPDRPPSGSLFLFNRRVLRNFRMDGHSWRRKGNGKTIAEAHERLKIANNDVLNCYYARGEENSSFQRRSYWMLDPAYSHIVLVHYREVEGENIPGLVFNLSNESFSNSNQDTSRAQVHNFPRTSELTELYQNSGSNGTAEEVNSHLIMESFETSNTFDWSETFDLPFLPEVDESIQNSRLQWSSDNEINYDYKDFVGQMPSYDIENKNQQDLGLSDFEIKESSEETFKDRFNEMRHKKNGHAEEAIIDIDSGLLMELNQLESTLRTCSSFEMPQKQWFHIREVSPECAFSSERTKVIIIGDFLWKPPESKWAVSFGDVEVPLEIIQQGVIRCHAPQHIIGKVNLFITNGNGEQCSEGRELVFLSKPGMYSSSSTYTQEVEVKSREEQLLLLKLVKLLFGENIGALTSRHDNNSEFDPVRNLTDIKDQSTSENTMDSVVQELLKDKFEQWLRSKKIKENSEQDCLLSKQDQCIIHMISGLGYAWALKPILNSGVSINYRDTLGWTALHWAAHFGREKMVAALLAAGASAGAVSHSTSQDPVGKTPASIASSNSHKGLAGYLSEAELTSHLYTLATRESEISKCSDIAVDTISQRSAYLYGGSEDQLSLKDSLEAVRNATQAAARIQAAFRAYSFRKRLRRASLSRDEFGISLEDIHEISHATKSFRAYHGDPKFEKAALSIQTNYRCWKGRKEFLTTRKHVVKIQAHVRGRQARKHYKEFLSTVSILEKVVLRWHRRGVGLRVFHGQLEPMDKEDEDDILKAFRKQKVDASHDKAISRVISMVKSPEARQQYRRMLERYQQAKDDLADYKDQGSDNHEAK; translated from the exons ATGCTACAAG GTTTAGATGCGGATAAGTTGCACCAAGAAGCGAAAACACGGTGGTTGAAGCCGATAGAAGTTCTAACAATCTTGCAAAATCATGAGGGTTTCAAAATCACGGATAAGAACCCCGACAGGCCACCAA GTGGCTCTTTGTTCCTTTTCAACCGTAGAGTACTTCGTAATTTTCGAATGGACGGCCATTCGTGGAGGAGAAAGGGAAACGGGAAAACAATTGCAGAAGCGCATGAGCGccttaag ATTGCTAATAATGATGTGTTGAATTGTTACTATGCTCGTGGAGAGGAAAACTCATCATTTCAGAGGCGCTCCTACTGGATGCTAGATCC GGCTTACAGTCACATTGTTCTTGTCCATTATAGAGAAGTTGAG GGAGAAAATATTCCAGGACTGGTTTTCAACCTCTCAAATGAATCTTTTTCAAATTCCAACCAGGATACTAGTAGAGCTCAAGTACACAATTTCCCTCGAACTAGTGAATTAACTGAACTATATCAAAATTCAGGCAGTAATGGAACTGCGGAAGAAGTTAATTCTCATTTAATCATGGAAAGTTTTGAGACAAGTAACACATTTGATTGGTCAGAGACTTTTGATCTGCCATTTCTGCCGGAAGTCGATGAATCAATTCAAAATTCTCGTCTTCAATGGAGTTCGGATAATGAGATTAATTATGATTATAAAGACTTTGTTGGTCAAATGCCTTCATATGACATTGAAAACAAGAACCAACAAGATCTAGGGCTTTCTGATTTTGAAATAAAGGAATCATCGGAAGAAACCTTTAAAGATAGGTTCAATGAAATGAGACACAAAAAGAACGGTCATGCTGAAGAAGCTATAATTGATATTGATTCAG GTCTGTTGATGGAGCTGAATCAATTGGAAAGTACCTTAAGAACCTGTTCTAGTTTTGAAATGCCACAAAAGCAGTGGTTTCACATTCGTGAGGTTTCTCCAGAATGCGCATTTTCTTCTGAAAGAACAAAG GTTATTATTATAGGAGACTTCCTATGGAAACCCCCTGAATCTAAATGGGCGGTATCATTTGGTGACGTTGAAGTTCCTCTGGAAATTATTCAACAAGGTGTCATCCGCTGCCACGCTCCACAACATATTATTGGAAAGGtgaatttatttattacaaATGGCAATGGAGAGCAGTGTAGTGAAGGACGGGAGCTAGTATTCCTCAGTAAGCCAGGTATGTATAGTTCGAGCAGCACTTACACTCAAGAAGTAGAAGTCAAAAGTAGAGAGGAACAGCTGCTGCTTCTCAAATTGGTGAAGCTCCTTTTTGGTGAAAACATTGGTGCACTTACTTCTAGACATGATAACAACTCTGAATTTGATCCTGTGAGAAATTTGACCGATATAAAAGATCAGTCGACTTCAGAGAATACAATGGATTCAGTTGTTCAAGAGCTACTAAAGGACAAGTTTGAGCAATGGCTACGATCTAAAAAGATTAAGGAAAATAGTGAACAAGATTGTTTGCTGTCCAAGCAAGATCAGTGCATTATACACATGATTTCTGGGTTGGGATATGCGTGGGCCTTGAAACCGATTCTTAATTCTGGTGTGAGCATAAACTATCGTGACACACTTGGATGGACAGCCCTTCATTGGGCTGCACATTTTGGGAG GGAAAAAATGGTTGCTGCTCTTCTAGCAGCTGGTGCTTCAGCCGGAGCAGTTTCACATTCTACGTCACAAGACCCTGTCGGAAAGACTCCAGCTTCAATAGCTTCTTCCAACAGTCACAAAGGGCTCGCTGGGTATCTCTCAGAAGCCGAATTAACAAGCCATTTATATACTCTCGCAACAAGAGAGAGTGAGATCTCTAAATGTTCAGATATAGCTGTAGATACAATATCCCAGAGAAGTGCTTATTTGTATGGTGGCTCCGAGGATCAGCTTTCACTTAAAGACTCCCTAGAAGCAGTTAGGAATGCAACTCAAGCTGCAGCTCGAATTCAAGCTGCTTTCCGAGCATATTCTTTTAGAAAGAGGCTACGACGTGCTTCTCTAAGTAGAGATGAATTTGGGATCTCTCTCGAAGATATACATGAAATTTCGCATGCAACAAAGTCGTTCAGGGCGTATCATGGAGATCCTAAATTTGAGAAAGCTGCTCTTTCTATTCAGACGAACTACAGGTGTTGGAAAGGACGAAAAGAATTCCTAACTACACGTAAACATGTGGTGAAGATACAG GCTCACGTAAGAGGTCGTCAAGCAAGGAAGCACTACAAGGAGTTTCTGTCGACGGTTAGTATATTAGAAAAGGTCGTACTAAGGTGGCACCGTAGAGGAGTCGGCTTGCGAGTGTTTCATGGACAACTGGAGCCAATGGATAAAGAGGATGAAGACGATATTCTCAAGGCTTTTCGGAAACAGAAAGTGGATGCAAGTCATGATAAAGCCATCTCGAGGGTTATCTCTATGGTAAAATCTCCTGAGGCACGGCAGCAATACAGGCGGATGCTTGAAAGGTACCAACAAGCAAAG GACGATCTGGCTGATTACAAAGATCAAGGGTCGGACAATCATGAGGCTAAATAG